In the genome of Juglans microcarpa x Juglans regia isolate MS1-56 chromosome 6S, Jm3101_v1.0, whole genome shotgun sequence, the window GCGGCGCGTGAGCTACACGCGCAGCTTTTCTGGGACCAGGGCCATCGATTTCTTCAAACTTGATGTTCCGCCGTACTTCTAAGGTGGCGCGTGTCCCTCATGTGCCACTACAGTCTCGgtgtttgctttttttatttcctctaagATTGAAAATACGGATCTATTAGCTTTCCAAACTGTAATTCGCTATTTTCCTATGTATCTTTTACGTTTtctgttattttctttgttttaggttaaaaaaatatagtctcTTGGATTTTTGTCTTTAGAATGTGTCATCTACTCCGTCTTAAATAAAGTGTGGGGTTGCTTAATTCTATCTTAGGACAGAATATAGAGTTTGTTAAATCTGTCTTCAAATAGAGTGTTGTCTCTGTAGAGAGTTACATGAATGGATTAGACCATGTcaatcacaaagaaatttatgtATTGGGAAGTCTTAAAAGCAGTAATTAGCTTGTATTCTGTATGTCTGATGTCTAATTTGTGATGCCCCGTTATAAATGAATGGAGTTTGttctaccttaaaaaaaaaaaaaaatctctaaaaactatatcaaatttgagaatttttccGTTAAATTACTCAAAATGCACTTgtaaaaaactcaatttgaagttttgaacgATTGTGCACTCTCAAGATTAGTCAggatattgtttaaaaaaaaatcgactCAATTAAAGGGCACAAGTGTGAACAAGAGTAGACCACTTTTGGCCAAAAAGGACTTACAAAATACATACAAAAATGTCAATTCAGATCTGAAATAATTCAGCTGGCTCGAATAGCCTTGTTTAATTATTACGAAGTAAAACAATCAGAAATACCAACTATGGCTATAAATTGATCACTCTATGCTCCTCCGATGAATAGCGGACTTAGTTTGGTCGTGCTCCCATGTCACCAGGCAGTTGAGGAATTTCATGAcctgcatattttttttttacaggtttCTTGTATGTCAATCAGGCGCTGAAAGCATAAGAAAAGAACATGCAGAAATCCAAGATATGCAGATCAAAGTTGCAAACCTCATCGGGGTTCTTGAGAGAGTAGAATGCATTGGTTTCCTTTGGGACAGCAGATACCAGTATTCCATAACCTCGATTACCCTCCCGCAATACCTGGtgaaatattagaaaaaaagttaattttatagaatccattatagttataaaataaaatacgttCTTTTACGCTAATTGATTTGAGAggctttttttattatatatatatatatatataaattattagcaTATTTAATGGATTAATAAACGACATTGCAAAtacattttcataattaattacaaacagCTATAATTAAATGCAGTCACAGCTAGCGGTGCTACGTACCTTGAATGCATCTTCATCGGTCCTGTCATCTCCAATATAGATTGGAAGCACATCATTCCTATTACTGAGCCCTGCAGGCAGCATCCATTGACAGACAAAAGTTAGAAAAAACTGTATCCTAGATCCTTATCATCGTGAAAAATGAGACAGAAGAGGTCAATACCAAGAGATTCAAGCAGAAATTCAACTGCTTTTCCTTTGTTCCAGTCAATCACAGGACGGATTTCTAAAACCTGAGAAGTGGGAAAACCCAAGTTAATTCTGTCAACATGGAAAGCTGCTTAAATCTTTACACAAGATTAATGGTGATCATGAACTTTCACATACATACAAGTGTATAGGGAAAATATACACATCGGTGTTCATGAAAGATTGAGCAAAACTACCTTCCGCCCATGGGTTAATTTCAATCGGGGATAGTCCTTTAGAATATCATGGACACATTGTGCAATCGTAGGCCAATTCTGAAGTCAGAAAACGATGAAAAACTGAATTAAAATCGTGCATTATGAAGGTATACGAAAAATTGGTAAACTTAAGCACCGAAAATATTCGTCACCATCTCATCTACGTTACGGTAATGTACAGAGGCACAAAACTTGTGATTCTCAACTTTTGCGCCTTTGATCCCTTTGGTATTCTCAACGAGGGTTCTAAAAACCTGCATAAAACAAGATCATGATGAATTCAGTAAATTAATATGAAGATAAATCAAAGCCTAAATTGATATAAGAAATGGAAAGGGATCGTGCACCTCGTCAATCAAAGGTAAAAACTCTCTAGCGGGTTGGAAGAGATTTACGTTCTTACCCTACCAAATAAAAGTAGAAACAGATAAGTTTAGTGCAGTGGAAAAACTTCAATAGGAAAATCCAGTTCTAGAATATCTTTTGTGGAGAAGAGCGCATTGTCATGACAGGATGTGTCATCTCTCTACCTGTTTTTCATTAGATTTAATACAATTTGAATGGTCATTAGAAACATGACTGTGACTGAGAGTGCCCATAATATCCATTCCATGACTACCAGCATAACAGAGTTCTTTGAGTCCAACCAACTCATAAACCTGAAAGATGCAATGGATCAGAGTACTCTAATGGCATCCAGAAGATACACATGAACTTTCAGGTTCTTCAATAAGAAGATCTTCAGTTACCTTATCACGGCTTCTTCCGCTGATGATTGCTGTTGGAAAGTACTTTGAAACATTTCTCACAGCAGAACGCATCTGACAACAGTTCGTTTGATATCATAAAAGTCAGAACGGAAAGGGAAAATGGGGGAGAGGTTACATTTATTCAAAAACCAAATATAAGCATGAAATATTACATCATTAGACATTAGGGCACGATCTGGGTCATCTACTATTGGAGAAAGAGTACCATCATAGTCTAAAAAGATCgctattttcttgttcttcgcACGATTTATAATTTGCTCAAAAGAATTGAGTGCTGATGGATACTTCAGCTGCAGAATCAGAAAGCAgcaggggaaaaaaaatcaagtattaGAACCAATAGCAGAATAAGCGTGTCAAGCAACTTAATCTACGACAGCTAAAGCAGGCATACCATCCAGGAGCAAGAAGCAATATCAGCATCGTCTAAAGCAACCTCGACATTGAAATCCTTTATTAGCTTTTTCCGAGGGGGTGAAGAGGATTTCATGGCATCCAGCCAACCATTAGATCGAACATCATTAATCATTCCGGTCTTTTTCCTTGGAATAGTTACATACTTGCTCGAGGAGAACAAAGCTCCTGGCTGTGAGTGAGGCAACAATGCCAACAAACCAGAAGGGATGCCTAGTCTTAACTTGTTTATGGGTGGAGGATCGGTTAAAACAGGAGAAGCGTGATTCGACTTCAGGTCCATTGGATCCAGATTAATTAGGATTAGGGGAGATCAAAAAGGGTTAATCTAAGTGTACAATGTCAATTGCCAGTGAATAAAAATGCAGAATCAAGTGGTACTTATTCCAGATTTCTCTACCCAACTCTTTTGTCTATGAAAAACCACCTCTTCAACGTCTTCTTGTCACTGCTGCTGGGCTTGCAGTCCATCAAGCATAAGCTTCCCGGAAACTGTCGATGACATCAAAAGCATTATATAAAAACAAGAATAGTTACCAGAGAGGAAGAAACCTACTGATCAAATACATAACATGTTCAAACTATGTGTACCTTCTCATTTTCAATGCTGCACTGCATTTATAGGAGGAGACTGAACATCATTTGCACCCTGATCTTTTGAGATAGGACAGATATCTACCTGCAGAATGATAAATGaggaaattaattaaaggtAAGCAGAATTATTAACTAATAAGTaacaagacaaaaaataaattcattctaCAACCTTTATTAACAATTACAAGtgcatcaatatttaaataagcCACTTTCTAATGACTGAAACTAGAAGGTATTAATTAAGAAACCAATGCTCTtggaaaaatgagaagttttgacATTTTGTCAGGTGTGACGCGAAAGAAtccaagagaaaaataataataataatgacatTTGGGCAGATCTCAATTTATCTTTGACAGGAATAGCGATCCTGTAAGAATTTTTGAAGGAAAACGACTATTGCCTTTACAACATTTTTCCACGGAAAACCACTTCGACCAAAACTTTTTAAGTATAATAATAAACGTCTGCAGATCAAAGGAGCTCTCCCCGACCGGAGGCGGAGGCTAACAGTTAATAAGACATGATGATGACTATATATAAACCAATTTCAtggaagaaaatttaaaatatatatacacagagtgagagagagagagagagggaaccaaaaaattgatgaataatcaGCTTGTCTCCTCCAATCTTTTTCCTTCCCaggaaaatattacaaatcatgCAACCATTGGAGCAAAATATATGCTTTAATCACGCTATTTAGAGCTTCCTAAAACATGATCAGCGTTGAAACATTAATTGGAACTAATACTCTTTATGATCTGTATAaacaagttaaaataaaatgtatttcatgGCTATATATCTATTCAACACAACTTTTGATCAAGAACCGATGCAatgcaactatatataataaatatttgtaatattgtcGATCTCCAAATATCTAAATCTCCAGTCAGtgctaaatttaatttataatgctCCATTTCGCGGATGCATCGACTTTACCTGGAACagatcatttaaatgataatcGCTGGACTCACATATTTGTCTAGTAGCAAGATTTCCACGGGTGCACGTGGGCTTACTTTTGAGCATACAAGAACAATTCTCTCGTAGATCTATAACAGTCTACGGTACTGCTGATCTCAGATAGAAAAATATCTCCTTGCATAGACACGTCATTAAATAGTTGatcgtattttaaaaaaaaaaattacatggaaataataaattttgcaTTACCAAATTGACATCGGAATCTCGATCCATAATATTTAAtgaacaaagggaaaaaaaaaattgaaaatcccCAACATGGATAAGACACTAGCTACATTCATCGAGACAAACGTAACCTTAAACCCCAACTATTAAGgtggaaaatattatataatagagagggaagga includes:
- the LOC121236879 gene encoding probable trehalose-phosphate phosphatase F, with the translated sequence MDLKSNHASPVLTDPPPINKLRLGIPSGLLALLPHSQPGALFSSSKYVTIPRKKTGMINDVRSNGWLDAMKSSSPPRKKLIKDFNVEVALDDADIASCSWMLKYPSALNSFEQIINRAKNKKIAIFLDYDGTLSPIVDDPDRALMSNDMRSAVRNVSKYFPTAIISGRSRDKVYELVGLKELCYAGSHGMDIMGTLSHSHVSNDHSNCIKSNEKQGKNVNLFQPAREFLPLIDEVFRTLVENTKGIKGAKVENHKFCASVHYRNVDEMNWPTIAQCVHDILKDYPRLKLTHGRKVLEIRPVIDWNKGKAVEFLLESLGLSNRNDVLPIYIGDDRTDEDAFKVLREGNRGYGILVSAVPKETNAFYSLKNPDEVMKFLNCLVTWEHDQTKSAIHRRSIE